One part of the Herbiconiux aconitum genome encodes these proteins:
- the trpB gene encoding tryptophan synthase subunit beta gives MTDLTPSLRAEAGPFFGEFGGRFMPESLIAALDELADAYQLAKLDPAFHEELAALGRTYTGRPSILTEVPRFARHAGGARVILKREDLNHTGSHKINNVLGQALIARRIGKSRLIAETGAGQHGVATATAAALFGMECVVYMGEVDTERQALNVARMRLLGAEVIPVTSGTRTLKDALNEAFRDWVANVENTHYLLGTVAGPHPFPVMVRDFVKVIGEEARQQMLDLTGALPDAVTACVGGGSNAIGIFHAFLDDTSVGLYGYEAAGLGADTDKHAATITKGRPGVLHGSRSYMLQDADGQTLDSHSISAGLDYPGVGPEHAWLASIGRANYRPITDEAAMQAFRLMCSTEGIIPAIESAHALAGTIDLGRELGPDATILVSLSGRGDKDVETAGRYFDVLDEQGNAKV, from the coding sequence ATGACCGATCTCACCCCCTCCCTCCGCGCCGAGGCGGGCCCGTTCTTCGGCGAGTTCGGCGGCCGGTTCATGCCGGAGTCGCTGATCGCCGCGCTCGACGAGCTCGCCGACGCCTACCAGCTCGCGAAGCTCGATCCGGCCTTCCACGAGGAGCTCGCCGCTCTCGGCCGCACCTACACCGGTCGTCCGTCGATCCTCACCGAGGTGCCGCGGTTCGCCCGCCATGCCGGCGGCGCCCGCGTCATCCTGAAGCGCGAAGACCTCAACCACACCGGCTCGCACAAGATCAACAACGTGCTCGGTCAGGCCCTCATCGCGCGCCGCATCGGTAAGTCGCGCCTGATCGCCGAGACCGGTGCCGGGCAGCACGGCGTCGCCACCGCGACCGCCGCCGCCTTGTTCGGCATGGAGTGCGTCGTCTACATGGGCGAGGTCGACACGGAGCGCCAGGCATTGAACGTGGCCCGGATGCGTCTGCTCGGCGCCGAGGTCATCCCCGTCACGAGCGGCACGCGCACCCTCAAAGACGCCCTGAACGAGGCATTCCGCGACTGGGTGGCGAACGTGGAGAACACCCACTACCTGCTCGGCACGGTGGCCGGCCCGCACCCGTTCCCCGTGATGGTGCGCGACTTCGTCAAGGTCATCGGCGAGGAGGCGCGCCAACAGATGCTCGACCTCACCGGCGCGCTTCCGGATGCGGTGACCGCGTGCGTGGGCGGCGGCTCGAACGCGATCGGAATCTTCCACGCCTTCCTCGACGACACCTCGGTGGGGCTCTACGGCTACGAGGCCGCCGGTCTCGGTGCCGACACCGACAAGCACGCGGCCACCATCACGAAGGGCCGCCCCGGCGTGCTGCACGGCTCGCGCAGCTATATGCTGCAGGATGCCGACGGCCAGACCCTCGACTCGCACTCGATCTCCGCGGGCCTCGACTACCCGGGCGTCGGCCCCGAGCACGCCTGGCTCGCCTCGATCGGCCGCGCGAACTACCGCCCGATCACCGACGAGGCGGCGATGCAGGCCTTCCGCCTGATGTGCAGCACGGAAGGCATCATCCCGGCCATCGAATCGGCGCACGCCCTGGCCGGCACGATCGATCTCGGTCGTGAGCTCGGCCCCGACGCCACGATCCTGGTGTCGTTGAGCGGCCGCGGCGACAAAGACGTGGAGACCGCGGGCCGGTACTTCGATGTGCTCGACGAGCAGGGGAACGCGAAGGTATGA